CTATGAAAGCTGTTCCGATCTGCACAGCCTGTGCTCCCAACTGGAAGGCTGCCCTGATCGTACGCCCACTCTTAATGCCTCCCGCTGCGATCACTGGAATGTCCACATGGGCGGCGATCTCCGGCACAAGCACAAAAGTACCAACCATGGGTAATGGCGCCTCTTCCAGGAAACTACCCCTATGTCCGCCCGCCTCAATACCCTGTGCGGCTACCGCATCAGCACCGGCCTGCTGCACCAGTACTGCTTCCTGTACGGAAGTAGCAGTACCAACCAGTATAATACCTTGTTGCTTCAAGGCGGTCATACTCTCTGCATCTGGAATACCAAAGGTAAAACTGACGATAGTTATCGCTTCTTCTATCAGTACACTTAACTGCTCTTTGTAATTGTAAAACCTGAGTGCATCCAGCGATAATCTGTCAAATACCAGCTGATTGTCCCGGGCGAATGTCTCCAGGAAATCCTGCATCGCTTCAGCATCGGCATGGCTGTACTCAGGTACGCCGTTTGTGAACAGGTTCACGGCAAAAGGCTTGCTGGTGAATGATTTTGTCTTACGGATCAATTCCCTCGTTCGCTCCGGCGATAATCCACCAATCGGCAGAGAACCCAGTCCTCCGTTCTGCGAAACAGCTGCCACCATTTCGGGCGTCGTAATACCCAGCATAGGGGCCTGAATAATGGGGTAGTCAATTTTCAGCTGCGCTGTCAATTCGTTTTTCCATTCCATAATCCGTGCTTTTAGACCTTACAAAAGTAAGCCAAAAAGACATGCATGATCATTGCTCTTCCCGATACAACACCATACCCCCATGATACAGGACACCTTCCCTGAAATCGCCGTCAGCAGTAAAACCGGTATCATCTCTATAGTCAATGTGATCGCCGGTAATCGTATAACTTCCCTGATAGGCACTTTTCTTCTTACCTCTTGCTTCATCATACCTGCCACCCGGCAGTAATTCATGACGGACATAACCATCTGCGGTCACCCACATACCGATATATTTGTGTTCTTTTTCCATTGTATATTTATTTTGTGTGAATAACATTATTGCTGCCATTACTCCCCTTCGGCGCTGCTCCACTATTCAGCTGCACCTTCATGGCCAGATGCAACAGCTGACTGATATAGTTCCTTAGCAGGTCATACTTGTACATGTAGTCGGATGATATTTCTTCCAGCATATGCACAAAGATGTCTGTCACTATTTTCTCCTGTGCGCCGGTGAGATAATGCACTGGCTGTCCACCCGTCTTAAACATGGGAAGTGCCTTTATCTTTTCTTCCATCTGCACGGTAAAAAAAGGCATGCTGAACATACAGCAGAATCCTTTTCTATCTACCGGCAACGATCCCCATGTAAAAGACGTATGTGGATTAAAAAACACCAGTGTGGTACCTGGCAGTACCATATTGTCTGCGTGGTGATAGTGATCACTTCCCCTTATCAGGCCTATGCTGTAAAAGTCCCGGCGTTGTGTCATCTGTACTGTATGCGGCTGACATACGTCCTCCAGTCTGAATACGGCAATATTACCTGCCTGCTTTTCCGGATGTATGTCCTGTCGTTTAAAGACACGCTTACAGCATTGTTTCAGCTGTTCTACTTTCGTTCTCAGGCATACCACTACCGCTGTTGATAAAAGGAAGTTCATAACCTACGCTTCTATTGCTGTAGATAATGTCAGTTCCTTCCATGTTTCCAGCTCGTGCTTAATGGTGTCCAGCTTCTGCTGCGCAAGGCCATATGCGTCTTCGCCGAGGTATAAGTATAACGGTGGATTATCTACTGCTGCAATCTCAATCACCGCGGCGGCTGCCTTTTCTGGATCACCTGGCTGATTGCCATCAAGGGATTGCTGATGCTGTAATTGTGACTCACGTACATTGGTATACGCTTCGATCATGTTCTCGGGAGCGACCAGTGAATCAGATGCCAGGAAGTTTGTTCTGAAATAACCAGGTGCTACAATGGTTGCGTGTATACCGAATGGTTTTACTTCAGCAGCCAGGGCTTCTGTCAATCCATTTACGGCAAATTTAGTAGCACAATAAATACCGAATCCGGGGAAGGAACCTACGAATCCACCGATGGAAGAGAAGTTGATGATATGACCAGTCCCTTGTGCTCTCAGGTAAGGCAATGCCTTTCTTACCACATGCAGTAATCCAAATACATTTACATCAAAATTCTTACGGCCTTCTGCATCGGTCAGCTCTTCCAGACCACCTACCAGTCCATATCCTGCGTTATTCACAACCACATCTACACGTCCGAATCTGTTCACGGTAGTGGCCAGTGCGTCGGCAACGCTTTTCTCCGAAGTAAGATCTACGGCAAGTGGCAGAAAGTTATCATCTTTACCAACTGCTTTGATCAGTTCTTCCACGTTTCTTGTCGTGGCCGCAACAGGTATACCCTGTGCGAGTAACTGTTTTACAATAGAGAGGCCAAATCCTTTAGAGGTACCGGTTACGAACCATACTTTTTGCTGTTTCATACTTTGTTTCTTTTGTTTGATACAAAGTTACAGCGGCATCACAGGGGCATTATTACATCATTCAAAGCATTACTTATATCTTTCAAACAGCAGTTATTCTTTATAAATTTCTGTAGGCAGTAGGCGTAGTATCCAACTGTTTACGGAAGAATTTATTGAAATGTGCAGGCTCTTCAAACCCCAGACAATAGCTGATTTCAGAGATATTCCAGTCTGTATGTCTCAATAATGTCTTTGCCTCGCTGGCGAGCCTTTCGAAAATATGTTCGGTAGTGGTACGTCCTGTCGTTTCCTTAATAGCACGGTTCAGGTGATTCACATGGACGGACAGCTGTTTGGCAAAATCGTTGGCAGATCTCAGTTCAAAACGCTGGTCCTGTGATTCGATCGGGAACTGACGTTCGAGCAGTTCTGTGAATACGGATGTAATACGCGTCTTTGCATCACTCTGGTGATACAGTTTTTCAGATGGCAGCAACTTCAGTGCATAATGAATGACCTCTGTCACGTAGTTCATCAGCAGATCATATTTATGAACATAGTCCGACTGGATTTCTTCCAGCATTCGTTCAAAGATGGCGCTGACCTGCTGGTCCTGGATGTCATTGAGAAAATAGGCAGGTTTTCCGCCTGGTGCGAACATAGGAAAATCAGTCAGACTACCCCGCATTCTTTCCGTAAAGAAGCCTTCTTTAAAAATGCAGAAGTAACCGGTGGTATCGGGAGAAAGAGACTGCCAGGTATAGGGTACATTCGGATTAAAGAACATCAGTGTCGTACCTGATACTTCAATGCTTTTATCTGCATAGTGATAAAAACCGCGTCCCCGGGAAAGAGCGATCTTATAGAATGACCTGCGGCTATAGCGGGGCGCCTGGCCACTTGCATGCACCTTCATATTAAATACATTGAAATGCCCCGTTTCCCTGCCCAGGTTCGCCGGCACTTCTTTTATCTTATTCTGATAAAACTCTTCAAGTGTTTCTGTCTGCATGAGTGATGTTATAAACTTAAGAAATGGTCTGAATGCCAAAAGGGGAATTACCTGGCTGAAAAAATCCTGGTTGTTATTTTATGCGAAATTAAGACGTAACTGCCCGGCAAAAATTACGAGAAACAAAGCATTACTTATAAAATTCAAACAATTGAGACTTTCAGCAATAGCAAGTTTCGGGTTTTCCACCCCTTGGGGCTTTTCTATATTTACAGAAAAGTACGATGGAGAATATAGCAGAACGCTTACACAGCAAAGACTGGGAGCAGGTACATACACATATGCATGAGCATGGTTACGCATTGGTAAAAGAGGTGCTTTCCGACACAGCATGCGTTGAACTGATTGAATTATACAATAGTGATAATACCTACCGTAAAACGATCTCTATGGAACGCTATCGTTTTGGTTCGGGAGAATATAAATACTTCCAATATCCGCTGCCGGACCTGATCAATACTGTCAGGGAAACGGTCTATCCTTATCTTGTTCCGGTAGCGAACAAATGGATGGAGGTATTACAGTCTGATCACCGCTTTCCTTCCGCCCATTCCATGTTAAGAGAACAATGCAGAGAAAAAGGACAGGATAAGCCTACGGTGCTTATATTAAAGTATGGCACCGGCGGCTTTAACACCCTGCATCAGGACCTTTATGGTGATGTCTGGTTTCCGATGCAGGCGGTCCTTTTTCTGAATGAACCCGGAGAAGATTATCATGGTGGGGAATTTGTTTTAACAGAACAGATCCCACGAGCGCAATCAAAGGCGAGTGTCATTCATGGGCACAGAGGGGACATGTTGTTGTTTACCACTAACTTCCGGCCGGTGAAAGGCAGCAGGGGATATTACAGGGTGAATATGAAACATGGAGTAAGTCCGTTACATAGTGGCAACAGGCATACACTGGGTATCATTTTTCATGATGCGCAAAGCTGAAGGAATGCCATCATCAGGAATTGGGATGTAAGAATTGTCAGCTACTACCAGCTAGTCGCCAGGATTGTCGTATCAACTCCAGCTCATACAAAAAGGCGCCTGCGATATGCGGGCGCCTTTTATTATTTCCAATGGAAAAAAATGTCTTATATCTCTACGACGATATTACCTGTTTCTCCTTTGCGTACGATCAGGGTCAGTGCCTGATCTGCCGTTTGCAGGTGAAAGTGACGGGGGTCTAATAAAGGCAGTATCTGTCCTGCTTCCGCCATTCTTGTAGCTTCTCTTAAAATGGCACCATGATGTTCTCTTCCCATACCTGTCAGCATTGGCAGCAAGGTGAAGACACCCGAATAGGTGGCAGCCTTGAAGGACAATGGCGCCAGGCTATGTGAGCCCCAGCCCAGGGAACTGATCACGTGTCCGTTATTTTGTTTGATGGCTTCAAAAGAAGCATCCAGGGTATTGCCTCCTACGGTATCAAATACGATATCAAATCCGGCACCACGGGTATACTTGTCCACATATTCCTGTACATCGACTGTATGCTCAATGAATGTTGCGCCGAACCATTCAACGATAGCCTGTTTATCGTCAGTATCAGTAGCGTATACATCTGCGCCGAATGCCTTGGCGATCTGTATGGCCATCTGTCCTATTCCACCAGCACCACCATGGATGAGCACTTTCTGGCCCTCTTCTATTCTGGCTTTATCTACCAGTCCTTCCCATGCGGTCACGAATCCGAAGGGGATTGCTGCCGCTTCGCGCATAGTCAGATTTGCAGGCTTTCTTACTATCAGTTCTGCATCTACCGCTACATATTCTGCAAGTGAGCCTTTTAAGCCAGCCACACCACCAGTCATACCAAATACCTTATCGCCAGGGGCAAAGCTGGTGACACCCTCTCCTACTTCTACTACTATACCCGCCATATCAATACCCAGTATGGCTGGTAATGGTTGTTTTGCAAGCTCCGCTTCACCTGCTTTGATCTTCACATCCAGTGGATTCACACCACTTGCCTTTACTCTGATCAATACCTCTCCAAAGTCCGGTCTTGGCCTGTCTATTACCCGATAAACGAACGGGGCGCCGTAATCCTCCAGGATTAGTGCGCGCATGTGCTCACTAGTCATAATTAGTCGATTATTCTTTTATTGTGCTACTTTATATCTCGATAGTTAAGGATACATGACGATATACGACAGTTATTGTCTAAACGGGCAGTATGCTATAGTCAGCTTCCTATCAATTTTATCTATTGCCAAAAGTATTCCAGTTTGCAAATATCTGTAAAACAATACTTTCCACAAACGACAAGTTGACACGCTGACTATATTTCGTCAATTAGTCTATATTTCCACGACATATAACATATGCAAAAGATCATTATCTTACCCATATAAAACGCCTGCTCTCCTGCTTTATACGCTTAAGTATAGTCACGCTGCTTTTTGCACAATCCAAAAATGCTAAAAACTAGTAGTTACTTTCCACCAAAAGACGCCTGGCAGCAACGCTCTCCTCATACACCGGGGCTAAATGCTGCAAAACTGGCAGCTGCCATACAGTTTACATAAGCCAATGAGACGAGAGTCCCCGTAATAGGAAAGTGGCACAGGTACTGAGTTTCGGCAAAGAGCCTTTCAGCAATGGTGTCGGTACTTTCTCTACCCGTGGTGATGCGACAGGCATTATTGTATATAAAGGTTATATCGTGGCTGAATGGGAGCGCCCTTCCGGGTGGACATGACACACAGTGTGACAAAAAGTTTTCTGTCAGAGTTGGTAGGGCTGGCGGTGGCGTAAACCGTTACCATAGGCGCTTAAGAGCAGCATCATGGACGAGACAGGCGCCTCCAATACCTGGAGATGGACGGCGCTGACATTGCACAGAGGTAACTGGAACGGAAAACAGCTGCTTTCCGAACAGTGGGTGAAACAATCCCTGACACCTACCACTGTCAAACCTACCTATGGATACATGAACTGGTTCCTGAATACAGGAAAAGAGTTATTGCCTGGCGCCCCCGCTGATGCTTTCGTCCATATTGGTAACGGAACGAATTTCATCTACGTAGCCCCGGGTCACGATCTCATAGCAATCGTGAGATGGATAGAAAATAGATCGATGGACGAGATGGTAAAACATATACTGGCTGCCATCCCGCAATAGCCCTTTAGCAGGGTATTGCTTCCGGCATCAATAGTTTACCCAGATTGATGCGGGCGATTCTGAAATTACGCCATTGCTGGCTATCGCATTCCAGAGGAGATATTTTACTGATGAGCAGGTCGAGCTGCTCAAATAGTAAACGCTTGTTAGTAGCGATTTCCGCTGCGGCTGATACAATTGCTTCTACTGTCGTGTCGTTAAATGCCTTCTTTATATCTTCAATGACTGACAAAGCCTGTTCACTTGTTCTCATAATTTGTCGATACATTTTCGGCCGCAAATATACCGCTACCTTTTTAACCATCCAACACATTAAAGAGAAGATGAATATATTTATCAAAAACGTTATATTTGCCAGGAACAATCCTATACTTTATGAAAACCATCTACTTTCTCCCTGTTCTGCTCATGAGCGTATGGTGCAAGGCACAGGATGGCCTCTACCCGTATGCTGAAAAAAACAAATGGGGCCTTACAAACAAGAAACATAGTGTTATTGCTGCGCCGCAATTTGACAGCATACACCTGTTCAATGGTGATTATGCCCGTGTGGAAAATAACAGAAAAGTAGGATTGATCCATTCTTCCGGCAGGATCGTCTATGCGTGCAATTATTCGGATATGCCTTTTGTTGCACCTAATGGTATGGCGGTAGCGAAAGTGATGAAAGGATATGTACTGCTGGACCCTGCTACTGGTAAACAGAAAGGATCACTGATATTTGATGAAATACCGGGTATCAATCCGATGTCTAAAGCTACTAACCTGCTGCTCGTTAAAAAAGAAGGTGCAATCGGACTGATTGATATGACAACAGGTGATCTTGTGAATAAAAAGCTGAAATATGACGATGGTGAGTTTTTTGAAGAGAAGTCCCTGAAAGATCTACTGATTGTTGGTGTAGACGGCAAATATGGTGTGATCACTGCGGTAACTGCTAAAGAACTGATCCAACCGGTATACAGCGAAATAAGAGGTATTACGGACGGTACACGTGATTTTATCAAAGCGACTACAGATGATGAAAGAGTTGTTTACTTTGATGCCACCGGCAAGGTAGTACCTGCTGCACAGGCACAGGCAGCTGAGAAAGCAGATGAAAATGCACATGGAGATCATTCATCCTCAAACAATACGGGAGAGAAAAAAGACCTGCATATTTACAAAATGCCGGGTGCTGATAAATGGAGAGTTGTGTTGGAAATGACGGAGTTCCAGCGCCGTGGACGTCCGCTGGATAGTACGGATCTCAATGGCTATTCCAAACTGGAATACCTGTCATACAATGAAACCCTGCCTAAATTTCCGGGTAAGATAAAAGCGGTCAAAGATGGTAAAGCAGGTGTAATTGATATGAAAGGAAATGTACTCGTTCCATTGATCTATGATGATGTGACCTACAGAGAAGATAATATCGGGCACTATGCATTCATCGAAACAAAAGTAGGTAACAGAGTTGGCGTGATTCCTGCAGAAACCATGAAGGAACTGAAAAAGCCCGTACTCGTGCAGGTAATTGATGAAGATGTGAACCGCCAGGCGCTGCTGGTACAAACAGCCAGTGGTACAAGAGGATATATGGATAAGGCCTCCGGCGAAATCTATATCCCTGGTTACAAAGACTAATCAGCAGTCAATATAACCCAAAAGGCCTGTCTGTGACAGGCTTTTTTTATTCCTATTCCTCCAGTAAGGCATTCACGAGCGCCTTCCATTGCAGTTTCGAAATACCAATGGCGCCAGTGGCGCCGACAACGGCATTACGCACCTTGTCCAGCGTGTCTTCCACATCTGTATTAGGCATCTCATTCCTACCATATACGGTCGCCGTCACCTTTTCACCATCCCTTGTAATCACAAACGAACTGGTGGCTTCTTCCTTCAGAAAATGCGCGGTTCCCGCATGTTGCTGCTGCGGATGTCCCGAAGGGCGGGCCCTTATGAAAAATAGCTGCTGTGCATCATTCAGCTGTATTTCTTCCACTTGTTCTATCAGCACCCAGTCATATCCTTTGCCCACACTCGTGCCTGGTGCGGGAATATCAATGCGTATGAACAGTCCGGCATTGGCCGTTTCATCAATTTCTTCTCCCAGTTTATCAACCAGCTGGAAGGAGGAAGATAGCGCACCGCACATTTGTCCCCATTCATTCACTTGTTGCAGTCTTTTCACTGCCCGTTGAAAAATGGCACCAGCGGCCTGTTCGCTGGAAGCAACTCTCTCTGCGGATGTCTCTGTTTCCTCTCCCGTATACTGCACGGGTATAAAAGGCGCTGAAATTGGATCTGCCATATTATAGAGTTATGATAAGTTACCTGTAAAAATTTCATGCCAGAACAAACACTGTTGGAACACACAATGGAAGATGCGGTAGTGGTTATTGAATATACAGAAAGAAAGTCAGAAAAGAGATACAGGCAGTAGCCGGATAGTAATCATATATAAAAAAAACACCGGAATAGGACTATTCCGGTGTGCTGCTTAAACCTACAACTGTTACATTATCTGTAATCAAATATTTTTATGAAACAAAAGTACGGGAGCATTTCTGTACTGCTGCTGTACGAAGTCTGGAATTTATTGGACAAATCACGGTTTTTTACTTTTCGTCAGTTTCTTCATGTGTATTTATGCTTTTTCCTGCAATGAAAAACGCCGGCCCTGTAATGGACCGGCGACTTTCGCGGTGAGCTAAGAAAAATAACATTGATTATCAATCAAATAATGTATTAATAGGTTTTATGCTGCCGAAATCAATACTCTCCGGTTCCACGATTAAAAATACCGCGGACAACGTGCATTATCCACCTTGTTATTATGTGGGAATAATATCCCTATAGACAGCTCATGCGAGCCTCTCTGATATCTGGACATGCCATTGGTGGTAAGATCATAGGAATACCCCAGTCGCATATTATCAGATACAAATACTTCAGCCATTGCACTGATCGCATTGCCCATCCGGAGTTCGGAAGGCAGCGCTGGCTTCCCCCATAAGTTAAAGCCGGCGCGGTAAGATGCTCCAAGCCATAACCGCTCCTGCAACAGCATAAATACGTTGAAGTCGACATTTGTCGGACCTTTGAGATCTTCCTTAATCAGCACTGAGGGTTTCAGTTTGATATCGTTGCTCAGATATACTACAGTCCCCCCACTCAGGTAGATATGGCGGGACTTCCGTAAGGTAGAATAAAGTGTACCATTACCAAAGTAGATCTTTCCTCCTGTATAGGCAGAGAACAGGTCCATTATTGAGAATCCGATGAAAGTCCTGTAGGAATTGTAATAAACACCGAATCGGGCGTCCGGTACCAGGGTACTTTGTTTACCTAATACCAGCGCAGGATCATCAGCGTCCACATATTTCCGGGAACTGCCATCCACCGCATACTGTGTGGCACCTAGGCCCAGGCCGAAGGACAATCTGCTGTCATTCGGCAACGGAATACGATAGGAATAAAAGCCATACAGTGATATCGACTCCTGCGGCCCCAGTTTGTCCCATGTTACCTGTCCGCCCAAGCCGATCTTTTTGGAGTACACATCAGTTACACCATCCATTGCAATGGTGCCTGTCTGCGGAGCTCCCTGAAAACCGGCCCATTGCTGCCGATAGGCACTGTGCAGATACAGCTCCTCCCTGTATCCTGCATAGGCAGGATTCACACTTAAACCGTTAAATACATACTGACTGAACTGAACATCCTGTTGCGCCTGCAACTCACAGTTCGCAACGAGTAAAAAGATGAACAGTAGTAAGCCATTTTTCATAACACTATTTTTGGATCAGTTCTATGTATCCTTTGTAGACCTTTACTGCACGCGCCATATTAATCTTCAGCACGTAGTAATAAATGCCGCCTGACAGTCCTGCACCACTCCAGTTGTTTGAATAATTCACGGTGCGATACACCTGACTCCCCCAACGGTTATAGATTTCCAGCTCTGAACCAGGGTACTGCTCAATCCCTCTGATAAAAAAATAATCATTTTTACCATCTCCGTTTGCAGTGACCACGTTCGGAATGAACAGGTCAGGAGAGATCGTTACAGGCTGAATAGCAGACTCGTTATTGCTCAGGTCCGGATCTGTTTCCCGGCCTGATACCGTGGCCGTATTTTCCAGCATGCCACCATATACGATACGTGTGGTAAAGGATAGCTGCACTGGTTTATTTACATATACCGTATCAATATTCCAGACTACCTGACGTGTACGTGTATTAAAGAAAGCGCTACCTCCGGTAGCAGTCATGTTCACATCACTGATCTCTTCCACCATGCCGGAAATATCATCGGTGACAATCACCTGTGTGGCATGGTCCAGACCTTTATTATTCACCGTCAGTGTAAACGTTACAGGATCACCAACTGTTGGAGCCCGGGCAATCGTCACACTTTTTACAATAGACAGATCAGCTGAAATGCTGTTGCTGTATTCAATATACCTGGTGCAATTCCCCTTACTGGCAGGATCAGTCACTGTAACGATAATACGTCCTGTGCCTACTACATTGGAAGATAGCGTACTAAAGTTGCCCGATGCATCAGTGTGCGTTGTCGTGATGCTGCCATCAGGATAGGTAACCAGTATATCTGCCAGCGGTATAGCCGTACCAGTGATCCGGAGCAGGCCACCGTCCTGCTTGACAGGATCGTTGACAACAAATACCGGAAACAGTTCTGACAGTTGCACTTTTAATGAAGCTGCACAGCCCTTCTGATCGGTCACTGTAACTGAATAGTTACCTGCCGGCAAATTGTTAATCCTGGTATTGGTTGCACCTGTACTCCACGCCACACGGTATGGTGGTGTGCCACCAGTTGCCGATAATGTGAGCGCACCTGAGTTGTCGCCATGACAGGTGATATCTCTTTGAGTCACGATCAGCGCAATGTCCAGCGGAGCAGGCACTTTTACCGTCTGTACAACGGAAACGCACTGCTTTTCGTTCATCACCTGTACGGAGTAATCTCCCCCTCTGAGTCCTGAAAAAGTATTCACATCTTTCCAGTCACCACCATTCAGACTATATTTATAACCACTACCTGGCGCAGGTATGATAATATGTCCATCACTACTGTTAGCACAGGAAGTAGTGGTGGTATTTGTTGTGAATACCGGCATTGGTGGTACTTCTACTATAAAATCAGTTTTATTGCTGCAGCCGTTAACAGTGGTTACTTCATATACCACGTTAGCCGTTCCCGGCCCTATACCTGTTATATGCCCGGCAGCATTCACCCGCAAGATCTGTTCATTACTGCTGCTCCATACCCCACCCT
The DNA window shown above is from Chitinophaga agri and carries:
- a CDS encoding PorP/SprF family type IX secretion system membrane protein; translation: MKNGLLLFIFLLVANCELQAQQDVQFSQYVFNGLSVNPAYAGYREELYLHSAYRQQWAGFQGAPQTGTIAMDGVTDVYSKKIGLGGQVTWDKLGPQESISLYGFYSYRIPLPNDSRLSFGLGLGATQYAVDGSSRKYVDADDPALVLGKQSTLVPDARFGVYYNSYRTFIGFSIMDLFSAYTGGKIYFGNGTLYSTLRKSRHIYLSGGTVVYLSNDIKLKPSVLIKEDLKGPTNVDFNVFMLLQERLWLGASYRAGFNLWGKPALPSELRMGNAISAMAEVFVSDNMRLGYSYDLTTNGMSRYQRGSHELSIGILFPHNNKVDNARCPRYF
- a CDS encoding NAD(P)H-dependent flavin oxidoreductase, translating into MEWKNELTAQLKIDYPIIQAPMLGITTPEMVAAVSQNGGLGSLPIGGLSPERTRELIRKTKSFTSKPFAVNLFTNGVPEYSHADAEAMQDFLETFARDNQLVFDRLSLDALRFYNYKEQLSVLIEEAITIVSFTFGIPDAESMTALKQQGIILVGTATSVQEAVLVQQAGADAVAAQGIEAGGHRGSFLEEAPLPMVGTFVLVPEIAAHVDIPVIAAGGIKSGRTIRAAFQLGAQAVQIGTAFIASHESMAIPSYKTALPKAQVTDSALTRAFSGRWARGIRNQFMEAVEASGLRIPPYPIQHIITAGLRAKAQQADRKEFTNMWAGQASAGAENRSSADILLQFIAQTEGV
- a CDS encoding Atu4866 domain-containing protein gives rise to the protein MEKEHKYIGMWVTADGYVRHELLPGGRYDEARGKKKSAYQGSYTITGDHIDYRDDTGFTADGDFREGVLYHGGMVLYREEQ
- a CDS encoding helix-turn-helix domain-containing protein, giving the protein MQTETLEEFYQNKIKEVPANLGRETGHFNVFNMKVHASGQAPRYSRRSFYKIALSRGRGFYHYADKSIEVSGTTLMFFNPNVPYTWQSLSPDTTGYFCIFKEGFFTERMRGSLTDFPMFAPGGKPAYFLNDIQDQQVSAIFERMLEEIQSDYVHKYDLLMNYVTEVIHYALKLLPSEKLYHQSDAKTRITSVFTELLERQFPIESQDQRFELRSANDFAKQLSVHVNHLNRAIKETTGRTTTEHIFERLASEAKTLLRHTDWNISEISYCLGFEEPAHFNKFFRKQLDTTPTAYRNL
- a CDS encoding oxidoreductase, with the translated sequence MKQQKVWFVTGTSKGFGLSIVKQLLAQGIPVAATTRNVEELIKAVGKDDNFLPLAVDLTSEKSVADALATTVNRFGRVDVVVNNAGYGLVGGLEELTDAEGRKNFDVNVFGLLHVVRKALPYLRAQGTGHIINFSSIGGFVGSFPGFGIYCATKFAVNGLTEALAAEVKPFGIHATIVAPGYFRTNFLASDSLVAPENMIEAYTNVRESQLQHQQSLDGNQPGDPEKAAAAVIEIAAVDNPPLYLYLGEDAYGLAQQKLDTIKHELETWKELTLSTAIEA
- a CDS encoding serine hydrolase domain-containing protein; its protein translation is MDETGASNTWRWTALTLHRGNWNGKQLLSEQWVKQSLTPTTVKPTYGYMNWFLNTGKELLPGAPADAFVHIGNGTNFIYVAPGHDLIAIVRWIENRSMDEMVKHILAAIPQ
- a CDS encoding zinc-dependent alcohol dehydrogenase family protein, whose translation is MRALILEDYGAPFVYRVIDRPRPDFGEVLIRVKASGVNPLDVKIKAGEAELAKQPLPAILGIDMAGIVVEVGEGVTSFAPGDKVFGMTGGVAGLKGSLAEYVAVDAELIVRKPANLTMREAAAIPFGFVTAWEGLVDKARIEEGQKVLIHGGAGGIGQMAIQIAKAFGADVYATDTDDKQAIVEWFGATFIEHTVDVQEYVDKYTRGAGFDIVFDTVGGNTLDASFEAIKQNNGHVISSLGWGSHSLAPLSFKAATYSGVFTLLPMLTGMGREHHGAILREATRMAEAGQILPLLDPRHFHLQTADQALTLIVRKGETGNIVVEI
- a CDS encoding 2OG-Fe(II) oxygenase, which produces MENIAERLHSKDWEQVHTHMHEHGYALVKEVLSDTACVELIELYNSDNTYRKTISMERYRFGSGEYKYFQYPLPDLINTVRETVYPYLVPVANKWMEVLQSDHRFPSAHSMLREQCREKGQDKPTVLILKYGTGGFNTLHQDLYGDVWFPMQAVLFLNEPGEDYHGGEFVLTEQIPRAQSKASVIHGHRGDMLLFTTNFRPVKGSRGYYRVNMKHGVSPLHSGNRHTLGIIFHDAQS
- a CDS encoding WG repeat-containing protein; its protein translation is MKTIYFLPVLLMSVWCKAQDGLYPYAEKNKWGLTNKKHSVIAAPQFDSIHLFNGDYARVENNRKVGLIHSSGRIVYACNYSDMPFVAPNGMAVAKVMKGYVLLDPATGKQKGSLIFDEIPGINPMSKATNLLLVKKEGAIGLIDMTTGDLVNKKLKYDDGEFFEEKSLKDLLIVGVDGKYGVITAVTAKELIQPVYSEIRGITDGTRDFIKATTDDERVVYFDATGKVVPAAQAQAAEKADENAHGDHSSSNNTGEKKDLHIYKMPGADKWRVVLEMTEFQRRGRPLDSTDLNGYSKLEYLSYNETLPKFPGKIKAVKDGKAGVIDMKGNVLVPLIYDDVTYREDNIGHYAFIETKVGNRVGVIPAETMKELKKPVLVQVIDEDVNRQALLVQTASGTRGYMDKASGEIYIPGYKD